Within Anopheles ziemanni chromosome 2, idAnoZiCoDA_A2_x.2, whole genome shotgun sequence, the genomic segment atgtagggtttattgcctcatctcatcacgggactttgaaactgagatttataaaaataaagattatcGATGTACCAaaataatacataaaataatcaaaaatattttcctgcatgaaaataattattttaggaaagaaaagatatcctgaatccagctcatataatctactacgaatgggtatacgtttttGCCACGTATAGTTAGAAATAGGTGTTATAAACGCACACGTCGTCAAAACTGTTCTCTTTTGCGGTGTCCCGCAAGTATtaagagaattgttttacccttcttttcagaagtcgtTTTACGCCtagattgcataggaaatctgctacaaaagaaggggtaaaagaattctgaaaagaagagcgggcagttctgaagagaattcttttaccccaaaataacgccaaaatttctcgttgggttATTAATCCGGCTGTTGATTTTCTGGTGTCTCTATCTTCAGCCCAGTCGGCATCCGAATATGCTTCCATTCCTAGGTTTGGTTCGCCGCCTATCTTTAATGTCCAATTTATTGTGCCTTTCAAATATCTCACAATCCTTTTTGTTGCAATCCAATCTTTATGCGTTGGTGTGTTAAATTTCCTTGTCAAAATAGCTACACTGGCGGCAATGTCTGGTCTTGCAGTGTTCGAGATGTACATTAATATGCCTATTGCACTCCTATACATTGTATTACATTCCAAGGTATCACTGTGAGATAAATCCTTAAAGAATCCTTTATCCATCGGGCTTTTGGTGGTATTGGCATGTTCCAGTCCTAACTTCGTTATCAAACGTTCAATGAATTTTCACAAAATACTTCATTTGGGGTTTTACCGGAATCTGCAGTCATGATAACATCAATTTTGACAagcttccccccccccctccccccccccccacaacTCATGCAAAACAACTCCAGACCATCACATTTCCTCCTTCATGTTTTACTGGATGTGACGATCCTGAAGCGCCTCGTCCGATCTGCGCCGATCCGGAATAAAAAGCTCAAATGTTGATTCGTCAGACCCCAAAATCATTTTCCAGTACTCTACAGATGTAGCATCATGCCCCTGAGCGAACTTGCATTGCTGATATAAGGGCACCTCCTAGCAAATCTGGCCTGAAAACCTGGTGACCTCACAGATGAGGACTTCAACGGCCAAGATTCCTATAATCAATGAACATGTTCCCGTGTAAAGAGGCAGAGGCTGTAATGAATTGATGTATCACCTATTGCATATACTAAGGTATATCATTGCACAAGAGGTATAGCTACGACCGAAAAAACGaaggccggggcctcatttactctctTACCAATCTGGCATTTTACCTTTTATTATTTCGTGTGCGCTGCCCATATCAGCTAACGAACTTGCaatgttgttttcaaaacaatcaaaGTTGTGGATAGAAACGTGAAACCGTCAATGTTGCTACGTCAAAATCAGTAACATCACACGACCTCCTTCCTAAACCATCTTTGGTAGCGAAGCAGTACCAAGGGTCTTGTGACCATCGATATTTTGCGACTCGTGAGGTTCGTTGGTCCGTTTCTTGGTGTGTACATTGAGTGTGGTGAAAAGATTTTCGATTTTCAGCTTTTCTCCGTGAACATCTAGCGCCAAAATGTCGTCCAAAGATCGTATTCCGATCTTCCCGTCTCGCGGGTAAGTTTCCAACATTACAATGCAGTCACTACAAACCTGTAGTAACTAATTCTTCCCCAGAGCTCAAATGCAGATGAAGGCCCGCCTTGCTGGAGCCCACAAGGGCCATGGATTGCTGAAAAAGAAGGCCGATGCATTGCAAATGCGATTCCGTATGATTCTCAGTAAGATCATTGAGGTATGCATCTTATAATATTGAAGTTCGAACCTGCCATATCGCCAACATTTTCCTGTTTACTAACGATgttccaatgtttttttgcCTCGTAGACGAAAACGCTCATGGGAGAAGTGATGAAAGAAGCGGCTTTCTCGTTGGCGGAGGCGAAGTTTGCTTCGGGTGATTTTAATCaggttgttttgcaaaacgtCACCAAAGCCCAAATCAAAATCCGCACCAAGAAGGACAACGTAGCTGGCGTAACGCTGCCAGTCTTTGAATCGTATCAAGACGGTTCGGATACGTATGAGCTGACCGGATTGGCGAAGGGTGGACAGCAGCTTCAGaagctgaagaaaaattaCCAGAGCGCGGTAAAACTGCTGGTTGAGCTTGCATCGCTCCAGACGTCGTTTGTGACATTGGATGAAGTTATTAAGATCACCAACCGTCGAGTTAACGCCATTGAGCATGGTATTTAATTGTTCTGACAATATTGTTATTTAACATACACCCAACGGCTGTATACTGTATATtaaattttttgtatttttttacagTAATCATTCCTAGAATTGATCGCACTCTTGCATACATCATTTCCGAGCTCGATGAATTGGAGCGTGAAGAATTCTACCGTCTGAAGAAGATTCAGGTGAGCCATTGGATAGGTTACTCCATGTTTATGCAACCATTATATGCTCTTATCATTCGATTTTACAGGACAAGAAACGCATCGCCaagaagaaggcagaagagaAAAGAGCAGCATTGCTGCAACAAGGTATTGACGTACGTAGCCAGGCAAATATTCTTGATGAGGGCGATGATGATATCCTCTTCTAAAAGAGCACAAAGATATGATGGCCCCATACGAGTGCTTGCTTCAAATTGGGTTAGAAGTATCAATGTTTCTAAGGATTCGAGTGCTATGaaagtaattgaaaaaaaacattcgtgAGCGCGTAAGATACGATTCCATCAGGAATGCTCCCATTGTTGTATTTCTGCATATTTTAACTTCCCTTTAGATCCTTAACTTCTGCATGAGGGcctgtttatgtttattgtttatattttatggTTTCGCGGTGGATATTGTGGTCGTCAACAGAAGGGAAAACACACATGATTCAACAAACAACTTACCAACAAAAACTGCATATAACAAAAACAGTTGCAGTAAAACGATCCACAATAAAACCGCGTTGACCTTCTGTTATATACACCGAAAAAGGTACATATGAAAATAATGATGCAAAATATACTGTGAGAACTAGAACTATTCATTGGTTTTGTGATTGCAATTTAACTAGATTTCCTGTGTTCTTATATCATCTAACCAAATCGAAACGTGTTTTCTGGGGCCGTCGTAGAGGCTTTACTTGTTAAGAATCCGGTTCTAGTCCCATGATAGTGTCACGGGGTTCCGGTAATAATTCAAATGTTCATCATATTTACTATTCTCTTTCGAAGAAGTTTATTCATGAAAATTATAGAATTTGCTCAAAAATTCCGTTACATTATTTCATGGCATTTCCATGTTATACTATAATAATGAAACACCTTGTTTTTCTAAAGACTGACCCAGAATTTCTGAGAATACATATGTAAAATATGAATGCCACGAAATAACCATCAGAAGATATGGCAGCTGAAATTCAAGTTTTGAAAACCTTGGATTAGATTAAACCAAACTGAAAATTCTTTGATGTACTACATGGTATTTTAACATTGGTACATTACAATTTAGAAACATTAAATATGGTACACAACTGCTCTCCGCATTTGAAAGtaactttatttttcgtttcgttcccaATATAATCTCTTTTTCAAAGAGTAACGATTAAGCAGTCTAAATGATATAACCGGCATGATTTCGAAGTTCTATCAGAAAAGTTTCACATTGTTGTGTTCATATCGTCCGCTTCCGCACCGTCCAGCAGAACTGACCTCTCCACGTGGGTCCCGGAAGTAGTGTTTAAGCTGGTACTCTCCAGTGCATTGCTTTTGTTCATTTGCTTCACAAGATAGTAGACTGTTTTCCTCGTATCAACCATGACTTCCTTCACTAAATTGGCAAAGAAAAGGACATGCTTTGGTCGCTCGCTGTATCGCTCGTACTGGTCGAGACTGTCCTGGAGTTTAAGCGTAAGATCGTAATTTTTCTGTATCTGCTCGAGAATTTGTTGCTCCGTTGGCGTTGAAAGGCTCTGGCTAGCAAGCCACTCTTTGATTTTTATCTGGAAATGCTTTATTATGGCCAAAATATTGGACAGAGCATTCAGGAGTCGTATTGCATCTTCCTTGTGGTCGCAGTCTTGCATCGAAGCATACCGCAGCACCATGGCATGCAATTCACTGAACACTTTTTCTTCGCGATTCAACTCGTAGTACAGTTCGTCGTAGCTGTTAGTTGTGGCCAAAAATGTGTCCCCATAGGTGATGAAAAgattaaatatgtttattacCTTTAAGAAAAGAGACGTTTAAAGAGTTTAGTCCACGACGCATGAGTGTACGGATGCTTGCTGGTAAATGTACCTGGAGGGCTAGCTCGAAAATATTGCATCGTTTGATAAGATTTTGCTCCTGATAAATAAGAAACTTCAGCAGGCTTATCATTGCCGTCCATAATTCCTTCCAATGGTATGCAAGTCTCACTCTGCAGCGCTTTTGGTAAACGATAATCCGATGTATTATACCGATGCATAGCAGGTATAGTTCTATGGGAAATTTTTTAAGCAGATGAGTTACAATGAACTCCACCAGAAGATCTGCAAATGTAAAGTTATCAAAACGGATTTATCGTAAAGCAATTTAATTATTTGGTGCCTTGTGCATGCCTATATGATAAAGTTTCGTACCAAGCAACGTTGTGGCTAGCGGCTGCGGTTTTGCCACTTTTTCCGATGTCAGTTTTCGATGTCTCATATGGGCTCGGTGTAAAGAAACTTTAAAGGTCAAATTAGTATCGTGCATCATCGAGTTTGCGTACTGATCTTCGGCGATACATGTGAGAATCAACAGGCAAAGCTTTAGATTGATTGCGCTGAGTTCACTCTTATGATCTTGCATAACAATAGAactgaaaagataaaaaaaaacattagctGAAGTTTGGAACTGTCGTGCTAAGCGACGATGCTTCTTACCAATattgaaaaagggaaacgaatAAGTTCGTTGAATAGTGCGATGCATCTAGAATTGCAGCCGAGGACAGATCCGGTGTACCGTCGTTGATGTTAAGCGTATTGCATGGAGAAGGTGGCGTTGAGTCAGCTTGAGTGTGGGCTAAGGTGGTAATGAAGTTTCTATTCAAGTGTATTGCTTCGTACAAGGCAAGG encodes:
- the LOC131283005 gene encoding V-type proton ATPase subunit D 1 is translated as MSSKDRIPIFPSRGAQMQMKARLAGAHKGHGLLKKKADALQMRFRMILSKIIETKTLMGEVMKEAAFSLAEAKFASGDFNQVVLQNVTKAQIKIRTKKDNVAGVTLPVFESYQDGSDTYELTGLAKGGQQLQKLKKNYQSAVKLLVELASLQTSFVTLDEVIKITNRRVNAIEHVIIPRIDRTLAYIISELDELEREEFYRLKKIQDKKRIAKKKAEEKRAALLQQGIDVRSQANILDEGDDDILF
- the LOC131283164 gene encoding armadillo-like helical domain-containing protein 3, which translates into the protein MASRKRSGSGSKRPKEKVVHIYELLCRGEDPKRQSAQFWEEFFLLQPNTEMLESELLKQTAEQYLNAKDNILQLFTECINMLSSGSPKRIHNALQTISVFIHVFFRKQSMVGTVGTGSDGATKDDMRKLLKYLNAIMVCDDATDSPTDICLKILLIIATGMDNVNDNRLIEFIIGQNLFEAFKKILSDSALRNLHGHDVVTLLTILVNYRKHDGSNPYVVELSLLAEELALNGYGQVISCVLTMFCKQHLLTLTELSSSSSWFSSLSSIVGNMFISDELCCRSQQIRANNSLLLALYEAIHLNRNFITTLAHTQADSTPPSPCNTLNINDGTPDLSSAAILDASHYSTNLFVSLFQYCSIVMQDHKSELSAINLKLCLLILTCIAEDQYANSMMHDTNLTFKVSLHRAHMRHRKLTSEKVAKPQPLATTLLDLLVEFIVTHLLKKFPIELYLLCIGIIHRIIVYQKRCRVRLAYHWKELWTAMISLLKFLIYQEQNLIKRCNIFELALQVINIFNLFITYGDTFLATTNSYDELYYELNREEKVFSELHAMVLRYASMQDCDHKEDAIRLLNALSNILAIIKHFQIKIKEWLASQSLSTPTEQQILEQIQKNYDLTLKLQDSLDQYERYSERPKHVLFFANLVKEVMVDTRKTVYYLVKQMNKSNALESTSLNTTSGTHVERSVLLDGAEADDMNTTM